One Ammoniphilus sp. CFH 90114 genomic window carries:
- a CDS encoding response regulator transcription factor, translated as MGNEVNQRILVVDDEERIRRLLRMYLERENFEIDEAADGEEALEKAIQNEYSLILLDLMMPGMDGIEVCQKLREKKATPVMMLTAKGEEANRIQGFEAGTDDYVVKPFSPREVVFRVKALLRRSSSTAFLKTDQATHNVLVFPHLTIDNDAHKVLADREEVNLTPKEYELLLYLAQNPDKVFSREDLLKDVWHYEFFGDLRTVDTHIKRLREKLNRVSEEAAGMITTVWGIGYKLEVPR; from the coding sequence ATGGGTAACGAGGTTAATCAAAGAATTCTAGTAGTGGACGATGAGGAAAGAATTCGCCGTTTGTTGCGTATGTATCTAGAGCGGGAGAATTTTGAAATTGATGAGGCCGCTGATGGCGAAGAAGCACTAGAAAAAGCCATTCAAAATGAGTATTCCTTAATCCTGCTTGACTTGATGATGCCTGGGATGGACGGGATTGAAGTATGTCAAAAATTGCGTGAAAAAAAGGCAACACCTGTTATGATGCTGACAGCAAAAGGGGAAGAGGCCAACCGGATACAGGGGTTTGAAGCAGGAACGGACGATTATGTAGTCAAGCCGTTTAGCCCACGTGAAGTTGTTTTCCGAGTAAAAGCTTTATTGCGTAGATCTTCGTCAACGGCTTTCTTGAAAACAGACCAAGCAACCCATAATGTTCTCGTGTTCCCTCATTTAACGATTGATAATGATGCCCATAAGGTATTAGCCGATAGAGAAGAAGTGAATTTGACTCCTAAAGAATATGAACTTCTCTTATATCTTGCTCAAAATCCTGACAAAGTCTTCTCTAGAGAAGATCTTCTAAAGGACGTATGGCACTATGAATTCTTTGGTGATTTGCGTACGGTAGATACGCATATCAAGCGATTAAGAGAGAAGTTAAACCGGGTTTCAGAGGAAGCAGCAGGTATGATAACGACGGTTTGGGGTATTGGATATAAGCTTGAGGTGCCAAGATAG
- a CDS encoding ATP-binding protein, which produces MVWNSVVGKLWITIIGLVAVVLTLLSLLLVQFLDQFYYQGSSDNLKKLAIQMSTIIEEHPDAEHVDTGRDLIEAFNMNMIVLGVEQVVPAVEKETLPHVPPALLLENEQLLKAMKGEVIVVRDRFPVRSAGSDDIHMADILAVSVPLNIKDHPTGAVILYQTLEELTETTKETTKYILYAAAIGIFLATIFAFFLSTRITQPLRQMRKAADSFAEGDFTTEIQIRSNDEIGDLASTFNHMAKQLDDLIHALSREKEQLSSVLRSMIDGVITVDIEGRIILANPPAESMFKALAFEHSLSEWLEAENLIGMKIPDPLSSFSRNVMEEQHESVTDVTVQGRTLSIIMAPLYDRNQVRGAVAVLRDVTKERQLDKLRKDFVANVSHELRTPLAMLQGYSEAIVDDIAGDPEETKELAQIIHDESVRMSRLVNDLLDLGRMDAGFIELNKETVQLVPMLDKIVRKFTVVGKERNISVRSELDFPYTDEFLLDLDRMEQVFTNLIDNAVRHTEAGGKVTLFATMKEQSLYMEVRDTGSGIPEADLPFVFERFYKADKARTRGRSGTGLGLSIVKQIVLAHGGQIAVHSKLGEGTTFSIHIPRD; this is translated from the coding sequence GTGGTTTGGAATAGTGTAGTCGGTAAATTGTGGATTACCATAATAGGCTTAGTTGCGGTGGTGCTCACCCTGCTGAGCCTTTTATTGGTGCAGTTTTTGGATCAATTTTACTATCAGGGTAGTTCGGATAATCTGAAGAAGTTGGCTATTCAGATGTCTACGATCATTGAAGAGCATCCTGATGCTGAACATGTTGATACTGGAAGGGATCTCATTGAGGCGTTCAATATGAATATGATCGTATTAGGAGTAGAACAGGTCGTTCCAGCGGTGGAGAAAGAGACATTACCACACGTACCTCCCGCTCTATTATTAGAGAACGAGCAATTATTGAAGGCTATGAAGGGTGAGGTTATTGTGGTTAGAGATCGTTTTCCCGTTCGAAGCGCTGGCTCTGATGATATTCATATGGCCGATATATTAGCTGTATCCGTTCCACTGAATATTAAGGATCACCCAACAGGTGCGGTTATCTTATATCAGACTCTAGAAGAATTAACGGAGACGACCAAAGAAACGACGAAGTATATATTGTACGCTGCAGCCATTGGAATCTTTTTAGCGACCATATTTGCCTTCTTCTTATCGACAAGGATTACACAGCCGCTCAGACAGATGCGAAAAGCAGCAGATTCTTTTGCTGAAGGTGATTTCACAACGGAGATTCAGATTCGCAGCAATGACGAAATTGGAGATCTGGCCTCAACCTTCAATCATATGGCCAAACAGCTTGATGACTTAATTCATGCTTTATCAAGAGAGAAGGAGCAACTTTCGAGCGTTTTGCGAAGTATGATTGACGGAGTGATTACCGTGGATATTGAGGGGCGCATCATCCTTGCTAATCCGCCTGCTGAATCCATGTTTAAAGCACTTGCCTTTGAGCATTCCTTATCGGAGTGGCTAGAAGCAGAGAATTTAATTGGAATGAAAATTCCAGATCCTCTATCTAGTTTCAGTCGCAATGTGATGGAAGAGCAACATGAATCTGTCACAGACGTGACAGTGCAAGGAAGAACCTTGTCTATTATTATGGCTCCTTTGTATGACCGTAACCAAGTAAGAGGAGCAGTAGCTGTTTTGAGAGATGTAACAAAAGAAAGACAGCTAGATAAGCTTCGTAAGGACTTCGTCGCTAATGTGTCACATGAGCTTAGAACGCCTTTAGCCATGTTACAAGGCTATAGTGAAGCCATAGTAGACGACATAGCAGGTGACCCGGAAGAGACCAAAGAGCTAGCTCAAATTATCCATGACGAATCGGTTCGGATGAGTCGTCTGGTGAATGATCTTCTTGATCTTGGCAGAATGGATGCAGGCTTTATTGAGCTAAATAAAGAAACTGTTCAATTAGTTCCTATGTTGGATAAAATAGTACGTAAATTTACGGTGGTTGGAAAAGAAAGAAATATCAGCGTACGGTCAGAGCTGGATTTCCCTTATACCGACGAGTTTTTATTAGATTTGGATCGGATGGAGCAGGTGTTCACGAATCTCATTGATAATGCTGTACGACATACTGAAGCGGGTGGGAAAGTAACACTCTTTGCGACAATGAAAGAGCAGTCTCTCTATATGGAAGTACGTGACACCGGGAGTGGAATTCCGGAGGCAGATCTTCCTTTCGTTTTTGAAAGGTTCTATAAAGCGGATAAGGCGAGAACAAGAGGAAGATCTGGAACTGGGCTCGGGCTGTCCATCGTAAAACAAATTGTACTTGCCCATGGCGGGCAAATTGCCGTGCATAGCAAATTAGGTGAAGGTACGACTTTTTCGATTCATATCCCGAGGGATTAA
- a CDS encoding HAD family hydrolase, which produces MIKMMLFDVDGVLLSEERYFDASALTVWELLFSPHYLGLSGEEFNPAPSEEDIRRLRSMIFADDQVLDFMKNRGINANWDMVYLSFAHQLIRLMEILVDDRRTDIEQWFSQEITRESLQRLASWLKVKDFEVDYGSFIEDVKSSRAEKQELLLYMNDLTEQKLGVKTEVFGRNSQLWELCQETFQEWYLGDDLVPEDIGRPTFQPGKKGFLQDEIPIVDPKEMAQVFATLREKGIILGIGTGRPSIETLVPLKAMGLLDYFDPNRIITATDVLQAENEHPSAAPLAKPQPFCYIKGWLGRNVENQACLDFALPLMDGNQLLIVGDSVADHMAAKSMGCRFAATLTGLTGVQARPKFEELEADYILNDMREVTSIV; this is translated from the coding sequence TTGATAAAAATGATGCTTTTTGATGTAGATGGTGTACTATTAAGTGAAGAAAGATACTTCGATGCTTCGGCACTCACTGTTTGGGAGTTATTATTCAGTCCGCATTATTTAGGTTTGTCTGGTGAGGAATTCAATCCCGCGCCAAGTGAGGAAGATATCCGTAGACTTCGCAGCATGATTTTTGCCGATGACCAAGTGCTTGATTTCATGAAGAACCGTGGCATTAACGCGAACTGGGACATGGTTTACTTGTCATTTGCCCACCAGCTTATTCGGTTGATGGAAATATTGGTAGATGACCGTCGAACTGATATTGAGCAATGGTTTAGTCAAGAAATTACTCGGGAGTCCCTGCAACGATTAGCCTCATGGTTGAAGGTCAAGGACTTCGAAGTTGATTATGGTTCGTTTATAGAAGATGTTAAATCTAGCCGTGCTGAGAAGCAGGAATTACTTCTGTACATGAATGACCTGACCGAGCAGAAATTAGGAGTAAAAACAGAAGTCTTTGGGCGGAATAGCCAGCTCTGGGAGTTATGTCAGGAAACGTTTCAGGAATGGTATCTTGGTGACGACTTAGTGCCTGAGGATATTGGCAGACCTACTTTTCAACCTGGGAAGAAGGGATTTCTTCAGGATGAAATTCCGATCGTTGATCCTAAAGAGATGGCGCAAGTTTTCGCAACACTTAGAGAAAAGGGAATTATACTCGGAATTGGAACAGGCCGACCTTCCATTGAGACGTTGGTTCCACTTAAGGCGATGGGATTGTTGGATTACTTTGATCCTAATCGCATTATAACAGCTACGGATGTTCTGCAAGCAGAGAATGAGCATCCATCTGCGGCTCCATTGGCCAAGCCACAGCCATTCTGTTATATCAAAGGATGGTTAGGTCGAAACGTAGAAAATCAAGCTTGTTTGGACTTTGCACTCCCTCTTATGGATGGAAATCAATTACTTATTGTGGGCGACTCTGTCGCAGATCATATGGCCGCTAAGAGTATGGGGTGTCGTTTTGCAGCAACGCTGACCGGATTAACCGGAGTGCAAGCGAGACCGAAGTTTGAGGAGTTAGAGGCAGATTACATTTTAAATGATATGAGAGAAGTTACTTCTATAGTATAG
- the serA gene encoding phosphoglycerate dehydrogenase: protein MFKVLVSDPLSEQGLQKLLEATDVEITQQTGLSEQELIKIIPEYDALLVRSQTKVTPAIIEAGTRLRAIGRAGVGVDNINIPAATNQGVVVINAPDGNTISTAEHSFAMIMALARRIPHAYYSMMRGEWDRKTFVGVELNGKTLGVVGLGRIGAEVAKRAKAFNMKVVAYDPFLTEDRAKKLGVTPATIDELVSVADFITVHTPLTKETKYLINQDRFAKMKDGVRIVNCARGGIIEEKALYEAIVSGKVAGAALDVFEVEPPVENPLLTLPQVIVTPHLGASTVEAQENVAIDVSEEILHVLRNEPFKNAVNLPSVPAEVMEKLEPYFLLGEKLGHFVAQTAVGGLQEITVTYSGELTQVDTAALTRTVLKGVLSYHLGEGVNYVNAPHLAQSREIAVVEQKSSANKGFTNLLTVTLKTNQEQKKVAGTLLNGYGARIVKVDDYSVDIQPQGHLLLIHHTDRPGAIGRVGTMLGNNDVNIATMQVGRRDIGGNAIMILTVDRQVSPDVLDNLGELSEIVSVTEIELQ from the coding sequence ATGTTTAAGGTTTTAGTTAGTGATCCATTAAGCGAACAAGGTCTACAGAAATTGTTAGAGGCAACAGATGTTGAAATTACACAACAGACGGGATTGTCTGAGCAAGAATTAATCAAGATCATCCCTGAATACGATGCTTTACTTGTAAGAAGCCAAACGAAGGTTACCCCAGCCATCATTGAGGCAGGTACTCGCCTTCGTGCCATTGGACGAGCAGGTGTAGGTGTTGATAACATCAATATTCCTGCAGCAACTAATCAAGGGGTTGTGGTAATCAACGCTCCAGATGGTAATACGATTTCTACAGCAGAGCATAGCTTCGCTATGATCATGGCTTTAGCTCGCCGTATCCCTCATGCCTATTATTCGATGATGCGAGGCGAATGGGATCGTAAAACTTTCGTAGGTGTCGAGTTAAATGGAAAAACTTTAGGGGTCGTAGGACTAGGGAGAATTGGGGCTGAGGTTGCGAAACGAGCCAAAGCATTCAACATGAAAGTCGTCGCTTATGATCCATTCTTAACAGAGGACCGTGCGAAGAAACTAGGCGTTACACCCGCAACCATCGATGAGCTGGTTAGTGTTGCCGACTTCATTACCGTGCACACTCCGTTAACAAAAGAAACAAAATATCTAATTAATCAAGATCGATTCGCGAAGATGAAGGACGGTGTCCGCATTGTAAACTGTGCACGCGGAGGAATCATTGAAGAAAAAGCCCTCTATGAAGCAATTGTTAGCGGTAAGGTTGCAGGCGCTGCACTAGACGTATTTGAAGTAGAACCACCAGTTGAAAATCCACTTCTGACGCTTCCACAGGTCATCGTAACGCCTCATTTAGGAGCTTCTACAGTAGAAGCTCAAGAGAACGTAGCGATTGACGTGTCTGAAGAGATTCTACACGTTCTTCGCAATGAGCCATTCAAGAACGCAGTTAATCTTCCATCTGTCCCAGCTGAGGTGATGGAGAAGCTCGAGCCTTACTTCTTGCTTGGAGAGAAGCTTGGTCATTTTGTAGCACAAACGGCAGTTGGCGGCTTGCAAGAGATTACTGTCACCTACTCTGGTGAACTTACTCAAGTTGATACCGCTGCCCTTACGCGTACGGTTCTTAAAGGGGTATTGTCCTACCACTTAGGTGAAGGGGTTAACTACGTTAACGCACCTCACTTAGCTCAGTCTCGTGAAATTGCTGTTGTTGAGCAAAAGTCTTCCGCTAATAAAGGTTTCACTAATCTCTTAACCGTAACGTTGAAGACAAATCAAGAACAGAAGAAGGTAGCTGGTACCTTACTTAACGGGTATGGGGCCCGAATCGTGAAGGTAGATGACTATTCTGTCGATATTCAACCACAAGGACATCTACTCCTTATCCACCATACCGATCGCCCAGGGGCCATTGGTAGAGTGGGAACCATGTTAGGTAACAACGATGTCAATATTGCAACGATGCAAGTAGGACGTCGAGATATTGGTGGAAATGCGATCATGATCTTGACTGTTGACCGACAAGTTTCTCCAGATGTCCTTGACAATCTAGGGGAATTAAGCGAAATCGTGAGTGTAACTGAAATTGAACTTCAATAG
- a CDS encoding rhodanese-like domain-containing protein, producing the protein MQNQHISAYDFVERLTKGELDNSYIIDVREPYEWEQYHLDQAVLVPMNIVPSKWSEFPSDKDIYLVCAHGVRSWHVMNYLFENGLSRVINVEGGMAEIYPMLQKGK; encoded by the coding sequence ATGCAAAATCAACACATCAGTGCTTATGATTTCGTAGAACGATTAACAAAAGGGGAGTTGGATAACTCGTATATTATAGATGTGCGTGAGCCTTATGAATGGGAGCAGTATCACTTAGATCAAGCTGTTTTAGTACCGATGAATATTGTACCATCTAAGTGGTCTGAATTTCCATCTGATAAGGATATCTATCTAGTTTGCGCTCATGGTGTAAGGAGCTGGCATGTAATGAACTACTTGTTTGAAAATGGCTTGAGTAGGGTGATCAATGTGGAGGGTGGCATGGCAGAGATTTATCCCATGCTCCAAAAAGGGAAATGA
- a CDS encoding DUF92 domain-containing protein: MKIALGFICSLLVSYYSFHKKSLSFDGMVASIIVGTIVFSMGSLYWYGLLLAFFASSSILSHYKKANKHQVEELYEKTGQRDATQVMANGGLGALLVIYSFFTSDPTPYMVFYLGIMATVNADTWGTELGVLSKKSPRHILNGKSLQPGESGGISIFGTLSSLLGGLFIGACAVLFLYVEAGVLDWDLIIIGGISGLLGSLVDSLLGASLQRMYKCTKCYRETEKTHHCNQRTHQIRGYRWCNNNMVNSVSSLVGGMCAWLLWKLLL; the protein is encoded by the coding sequence ATGAAAATCGCACTAGGATTTATATGTAGTTTGTTGGTTTCTTACTATTCATTTCATAAAAAATCCTTATCTTTTGATGGAATGGTGGCTTCTATTATTGTAGGTACGATCGTTTTTTCAATGGGCTCCTTGTATTGGTATGGACTTTTACTCGCCTTTTTTGCTTCATCAAGTATCCTGTCTCATTATAAGAAGGCTAATAAACATCAGGTAGAGGAGTTGTACGAAAAAACAGGGCAAAGGGACGCCACCCAGGTCATGGCTAACGGGGGGTTAGGTGCCCTGCTCGTCATCTATTCATTTTTCACTTCTGATCCTACTCCTTATATGGTGTTTTATCTAGGTATTATGGCAACGGTAAATGCAGATACATGGGGAACAGAACTAGGAGTTCTATCGAAAAAGTCTCCTAGGCATATATTAAATGGGAAATCGCTACAACCTGGAGAATCAGGCGGGATTAGCATTTTTGGTACGTTGAGTTCATTATTGGGTGGACTGTTTATTGGTGCCTGTGCTGTGCTGTTCTTGTACGTTGAAGCAGGAGTATTAGATTGGGACTTGATCATCATTGGAGGAATAAGCGGGTTGCTTGGCTCATTGGTAGACAGCTTACTTGGAGCAAGCTTACAGAGAATGTATAAATGTACGAAGTGTTATCGTGAGACGGAAAAGACGCATCATTGTAATCAACGAACTCACCAAATACGTGGATACCGTTGGTGTAATAACAACATGGTTAATAGCGTGAGTTCTCTGGTCGGAGGAATGTGTGCTTGGTTGTTATGGAAGCTTTTATTATAG
- a CDS encoding ferredoxin — MAKYTYVDKETCIACGACGATAPDIYDYDDEGIAYVTLDDNHGVAEIPDILWDDMNDAAEGCPTDSIKIADEPFNK, encoded by the coding sequence ATGGCTAAGTACACTTACGTGGATAAGGAAACCTGTATTGCTTGTGGAGCATGTGGCGCGACTGCTCCAGACATTTATGACTACGACGATGAAGGAATCGCTTACGTTACACTTGACGATAACCACGGTGTTGCAGAGATTCCTGACATCCTTTGGGATGACATGAACGATGCTGCTGAAGGATGCCCAACTGATTCCATTAAGATTGCAGACGAGCCTTTCAATAAGTAG
- a CDS encoding CPBP family intramembrane glutamic endopeptidase — MDPRIQQMDDRLLLLNLYLTQIITLVIGVISYYFIYFRHGIPLASFFTQGKGWLFIVGWALSLGILILLIEVLLVYLLPPSYFDDGGINELLFCDRSLWHIVIIVAVVAFCEEFLFRLILQNQIGLWWTSVVFAIIHIRYLAKWVMFTTVFFVSMALGWLYELTGTIIAPMLTHFVVDLVLAYFIRFDVMKRML; from the coding sequence ATGGACCCAAGAATACAACAGATGGACGACCGACTTCTTCTTCTTAATCTGTATCTGACTCAGATCATTACGCTTGTGATCGGGGTTATTAGCTATTATTTTATCTATTTTAGGCATGGTATACCTCTTGCCTCATTCTTTACCCAAGGGAAAGGCTGGCTCTTCATTGTGGGCTGGGCCTTATCCCTTGGTATCCTTATTCTATTAATTGAAGTCTTGCTCGTCTATTTATTACCTCCTTCTTACTTTGACGATGGAGGGATTAATGAGCTGTTATTCTGTGATCGTTCATTATGGCATATTGTTATCATAGTGGCCGTTGTTGCATTTTGTGAAGAATTTTTATTTCGACTGATCCTTCAAAATCAAATTGGACTTTGGTGGACAAGTGTTGTGTTCGCGATAATACATATTCGTTATTTAGCAAAATGGGTGATGTTCACCACAGTTTTCTTCGTAAGCATGGCATTAGGCTGGTTATATGAGCTGACCGGGACAATTATTGCCCCTATGCTCACGCATTTTGTCGTTGATTTGGTTTTAGCTTACTTTATCCGATTTGATGTAATGAAGAGAATGTTATAA
- a CDS encoding Ppx/GppA phosphatase family protein yields MEKFAIIDLGSNSVRLVLYGQDDTGTVQELDNIKSVLRLSAHINEKKEVDNEGIMKTIACLRRYKQLCDVKGITKVLGVATAAIRHASNREEVIRYIHEQTGILFRVLTGEEEAYYGYLAIVNSMDLREAVTVDIGGGSTEVTYFKDRKLESTHSFPFGAVTLTQRFLKSDPPTQEELSRLSMFLTVELSTQPWLKNLKCPVVIMGGTARNLARMDQRKNQYSLSSLHNYPMDKQELEEMLRALSSFSLEQRKQVDGLSKDRADIVISGLCVFKQVMDGTQSDQLITSNKGLRDGILYELLHGQENLIIPDVLDFSTHQFMKRYRVNIPHAFHVSHLATQIFDQLRQLKLHPFGERDRTLLKAAACLFDIGRSINIIESTKHTFYLIQNVLLMGVSHNERLTIGLIASYKNNKQVRKLAEQHTDLVDKENIHKAQVLGSVLLLARAMDRMMTNQVSEIKMSIGKNKIFVELHDPIMEDEWMYSIVADQIKKFTKTFGITFELKDKTQDKRTGL; encoded by the coding sequence ATGGAGAAGTTCGCCATTATTGATCTAGGTTCTAACTCGGTTAGGTTAGTTTTATATGGACAAGATGATACCGGCACGGTACAAGAGCTTGACAATATTAAATCGGTCCTCCGATTGAGTGCTCACATTAATGAGAAAAAAGAAGTAGATAACGAAGGCATCATGAAGACTATTGCTTGCCTAAGAAGATATAAGCAGCTTTGTGATGTGAAGGGCATTACGAAAGTACTTGGGGTAGCAACCGCAGCAATCAGACACGCGAGTAATAGGGAAGAGGTAATCCGTTACATTCACGAACAAACAGGCATTCTCTTCCGTGTCTTAACTGGGGAGGAGGAAGCGTACTACGGTTACTTGGCAATTGTGAACAGCATGGATCTTAGAGAAGCTGTTACAGTAGATATCGGTGGGGGATCGACCGAAGTGACTTATTTTAAGGATCGTAAGTTAGAGTCCACCCATAGCTTCCCCTTCGGTGCTGTTACGTTAACTCAGCGCTTTCTTAAGAGTGACCCACCAACACAAGAAGAGTTGAGTCGCTTAAGCATGTTTTTAACCGTTGAGTTGAGCACTCAACCTTGGCTGAAGAATCTGAAGTGTCCTGTTGTCATTATGGGTGGGACAGCTAGGAACTTGGCGAGGATGGACCAGAGGAAAAATCAATATTCCTTATCGAGCCTTCACAATTATCCGATGGATAAACAGGAGTTAGAGGAAATGTTGAGAGCCTTAAGCAGCTTTTCCTTAGAGCAGCGTAAGCAAGTGGACGGACTTTCTAAAGACCGAGCAGATATTGTTATTTCTGGTCTATGTGTTTTTAAGCAGGTAATGGATGGGACTCAGTCAGATCAGCTTATAACAAGTAATAAAGGTCTTCGTGATGGAATTTTGTATGAGTTGCTGCATGGTCAAGAGAATCTAATTATACCCGACGTCCTTGATTTTAGTACCCACCAATTTATGAAACGGTACAGGGTGAACATACCTCATGCGTTCCATGTCTCTCATCTGGCAACCCAAATTTTTGATCAACTTCGTCAGTTGAAGCTGCATCCCTTCGGTGAGAGAGATCGCACTCTGCTAAAGGCAGCAGCTTGCTTATTTGATATTGGACGGTCCATTAATATTATCGAATCAACTAAACATACCTTTTACCTCATACAGAACGTCCTCTTAATGGGAGTTAGCCATAATGAACGATTAACAATAGGTTTAATTGCTTCGTATAAGAACAACAAACAAGTCCGAAAGTTGGCTGAACAGCATACAGATCTTGTTGACAAGGAAAATATTCATAAAGCCCAAGTATTAGGTTCAGTCCTTTTGTTAGCACGGGCCATGGACCGGATGATGACTAATCAGGTTTCAGAGATTAAAATGAGTATTGGAAAGAATAAGATCTTTGTTGAACTGCACGACCCAATTATGGAGGATGAATGGATGTACTCCATTGTAGCTGATCAAATAAAGAAATTTACAAAGACCTTTGGTATCACCTTTGAATTGAAAGACAAAACCCAAGATAAGAGGACCGGTCTATGA
- a CDS encoding 1-acyl-sn-glycerol-3-phosphate acyltransferase, translating into MVYQIVRFLVRTWLHLRFKIKIEGLEFIPKEGCILAMNHQSNYDSLMVGVHTPRKMYIMAKEELFKKRFFAWLITEMGSFPVKRGSADLKSLKHTLKLIKDGNIFSIFIEGTRSKSGEMQEPKKGIGFIVDRSKAPVIPTYIYGVKGGWRSSAGVVFGPPVSLEGLTDYEEIAAKVANSIEELKNRIK; encoded by the coding sequence ATGGTTTATCAAATAGTTCGATTTTTAGTACGCACTTGGCTTCACTTGCGGTTCAAGATAAAGATAGAAGGATTGGAGTTTATTCCTAAGGAGGGTTGTATTCTAGCTATGAACCACCAGAGTAATTACGATTCTCTGATGGTTGGAGTTCATACCCCAAGAAAAATGTATATTATGGCAAAGGAAGAATTGTTTAAAAAGCGTTTCTTTGCCTGGTTGATAACAGAAATGGGATCTTTTCCTGTAAAACGAGGAAGTGCAGATCTAAAATCTTTAAAGCATACGTTAAAACTGATAAAGGACGGTAACATATTCTCTATCTTTATCGAAGGAACTCGCTCCAAGAGTGGGGAGATGCAAGAACCGAAAAAGGGAATCGGATTTATCGTGGATAGAAGTAAAGCGCCTGTAATCCCAACCTATATATATGGCGTAAAAGGTGGCTGGAGGTCTTCAGCTGGGGTGGTATTTGGTCCTCCTGTGTCATTAGAAGGTTTAACAGACTATGAAGAAATAGCAGCTAAGGTGGCAAACTCAATTGAAGAGTTGAAAAATAGAATCAAATAA